A single window of Enterobacteriaceae bacterium ESL0689 DNA harbors:
- a CDS encoding YdgA family protein: MKKSLVAVGIIVALGIIEIGGACHSGKKIEASMPDIIKQVNTQIQKDAPDAGIELVVQNYQRELLSSHFQLIIQPIAGHAKNAVIDGEKLVLDGVIDHGPFPLGSLKSGNLIPAAASVKTTLANNDTNKKLFAIANGESPIVTNTRIAYGGNSKTVIDLKPLNYAENNTKITFNGGKFDVNVDHHNKEINLSGYLDAAQLSTFNEYNQKIQLSFNKLKSEGSSLPSRFDMRSGTQNMTIDNLAISINDQQLAVLEEMEMSAKTALTNDGKAINSQMDYIANKLKIKDQDLGNGKLTIKLENLDGQAWSQFIQVYNEKVQSIMGQPGVAENPELYRQALINALSDTVPVLLKGSPSLAIAPLSWSNAKGESTFSLALALQDPSQNNSTGSQTLMDTANSAIKSIDGKLIIPVDMATAFMAQIATIQGVRPSDAEKQAKQQIDALAAMGQAFHITTMDNNAITSHLQYTNGQVTLNGNKISIDDFAEIFGFMEQ; encoded by the coding sequence ATGAAGAAATCGTTAGTCGCAGTCGGAATTATCGTCGCTCTGGGCATCATAGAAATCGGTGGCGCCTGCCATAGCGGGAAAAAAATAGAAGCCAGCATGCCTGATATCATAAAGCAGGTCAACACACAGATTCAGAAAGATGCCCCTGATGCAGGTATCGAACTGGTCGTGCAGAATTATCAGCGTGAGCTATTGAGCAGCCACTTTCAGCTTATCATTCAGCCGATTGCGGGTCATGCCAAAAATGCAGTTATTGACGGAGAAAAGTTGGTACTTGATGGCGTCATTGATCACGGTCCTTTCCCGTTAGGTTCGCTGAAATCAGGAAATCTCATTCCGGCAGCCGCCTCGGTTAAAACGACACTGGCTAATAATGATACTAATAAAAAATTGTTTGCCATCGCTAATGGTGAATCCCCCATCGTCACCAACACCCGTATCGCCTATGGTGGTAATAGCAAGACAGTCATCGATCTGAAGCCACTCAATTATGCTGAAAATAATACCAAAATAACTTTTAATGGCGGTAAGTTCGATGTCAACGTCGACCATCATAATAAAGAGATTAACCTGAGCGGCTACCTTGACGCAGCTCAACTCTCTACTTTCAACGAGTATAATCAGAAAATACAACTGAGCTTCAATAAGCTGAAAAGCGAGGGGTCCAGCCTGCCCAGTCGTTTTGATATGCGCAGTGGTACCCAGAATATGACCATTGATAACCTGGCCATCAGTATCAATGATCAACAGCTTGCTGTGCTGGAAGAGATGGAAATGTCGGCAAAAACCGCGCTGACTAACGACGGTAAAGCGATTAATAGTCAAATGGACTACATCGCTAATAAGCTGAAAATTAAAGATCAGGATCTCGGAAATGGCAAACTGACCATCAAACTGGAAAATCTTGATGGTCAGGCATGGAGTCAGTTCATTCAGGTATATAATGAGAAAGTACAGTCAATAATGGGACAGCCTGGTGTGGCAGAAAACCCTGAACTCTACCGGCAGGCACTGATAAACGCTTTGAGCGATACAGTTCCTGTGTTGCTAAAAGGCTCCCCTTCTCTCGCTATCGCTCCCCTCAGCTGGAGCAATGCTAAGGGAGAAAGCACTTTCTCACTCGCTCTGGCATTACAGGACCCGTCCCAAAACAACAGCACGGGATCACAAACATTAATGGATACCGCGAATTCTGCTATTAAATCCATTGATGGTAAACTGATCATTCCGGTCGATATGGCAACGGCTTTTATGGCTCAGATTGCCACGATTCAGGGTGTTCGGCCATCCGATGCCGAAAAACAGGCTAAACAACAGATCGACGCTCTGGCGGCAATGGGGCAGGCTTTCCATATTACGACGATGGATAACAACGCCATCACCTCGCATTTGCAATACACTAATGGCCAGGTAACGCTCAATGGCAACAAAATATCAATTGATGACTTTGCTGAAATATTTGGCTTTATGGAACAGTAA
- the manA gene encoding mannose-6-phosphate isomerase yields MQKLINSVQNYAWGSYTALTELYGIANPDNQPMAELWMGAHPKSSSHIRNADGHLQSLRDAINNDKSALLGEKTAQRFGELPFLFKVLCAEQPLSIQVHPDKQAAIKGFAKENTAGIALNAAERNYKDPNHKPELVFALTPFLAMNAFREFSEIATLLRPVIAAHPLISAFIHHPDALHLSQLFAGLLNMQGEEKTHALNVLQTVIREQSGEPWQTIRFIARFYPADSGLFSPLLLNVVKLNPGEAMFLCAKTPHAYLHGVALEVMANSDNVLRAGLTTKHIDIPELIANVTFVAKPTDELLTHPQQNGAELSFPIPVDDFAFSLHQLSAQKATLTQGSAAILFCVEGEANLCHGQQQLTLIPGESAFIACHESPVQISGHGRLARVFNKLSA; encoded by the coding sequence ATGCAAAAACTGATTAACTCAGTGCAAAACTACGCCTGGGGTAGTTATACAGCATTAACCGAGTTGTATGGCATTGCCAACCCTGATAATCAACCGATGGCTGAGCTATGGATGGGCGCACACCCTAAGAGCAGTTCACACATACGCAATGCCGATGGTCATCTCCAATCTTTGCGTGACGCGATTAATAACGATAAATCGGCCCTGCTCGGCGAAAAAACAGCACAACGTTTTGGTGAGCTACCTTTTCTGTTTAAAGTATTGTGTGCTGAACAGCCATTATCCATTCAGGTTCATCCTGATAAGCAGGCTGCCATCAAAGGCTTTGCGAAAGAAAATACAGCGGGAATTGCGCTCAACGCGGCTGAACGCAACTATAAAGATCCGAATCATAAGCCGGAATTAGTTTTTGCCTTAACGCCATTTCTGGCAATGAACGCTTTTCGCGAATTTAGCGAGATTGCGACACTACTGCGCCCCGTCATCGCTGCGCATCCGCTGATCAGCGCCTTTATTCATCATCCTGATGCCCTTCATCTGAGCCAGTTATTCGCCGGTTTATTGAATATGCAAGGCGAGGAAAAAACGCACGCCCTAAACGTATTGCAAACAGTAATCAGAGAGCAATCGGGTGAACCCTGGCAAACGATTCGTTTTATCGCCAGATTCTATCCCGCTGACAGCGGGTTGTTTTCCCCGCTATTGTTAAATGTGGTGAAACTGAACCCCGGTGAGGCCATGTTCCTGTGCGCCAAAACACCTCATGCTTACCTGCATGGGGTTGCACTGGAAGTTATGGCTAACTCTGATAATGTATTACGTGCTGGTTTAACAACAAAGCATATTGATATCCCGGAGCTGATTGCTAATGTAACGTTTGTCGCTAAACCCACGGACGAACTGCTTACTCATCCCCAGCAAAACGGTGCTGAACTGAGTTTTCCCATCCCGGTGGATGATTTTGCTTTCTCTTTACATCAGCTATCAGCGCAAAAAGCGACGCTGACACAAGGGAGCGCAGCTATTCTTTTCTGTGTTGAAGGTGAGGCGAATCTCTGCCATGGTCAACAACAATTAACGCTTATTCCCGGTGAGTCGGCGTTTATTGCCTGTCATGAATCGCCGGTGCAGATAAGTGGTCATGGCCGTCTGGCGCGGGTGTTTAATAAACTTAGCGCCTGA